A part of Doryrhamphus excisus isolate RoL2022-K1 chromosome 8, RoL_Dexc_1.0, whole genome shotgun sequence genomic DNA contains:
- the sik3 gene encoding serine/threonine-protein kinase SIK3 homolog isoform X3 has protein sequence MAAVSSGGAAGTPAAGITHSARPTHAGMGPQNRVQPSAGLSHASRPSAAAGCITNPVQTSTTRPPPARVGHYEIERTIGKGNFAVVKLATHIYTKAKVAIKIVDKTQLDDENLKKIFREVQIMKLLKHPHIIRLYQVMETERMIYLVTEYASGGEIFDHLVAHGRMAEKDARKKFKQIVAAVHFCHCRNIVHRDLKAENLLLDHNLNIKIADFGFSNLFSRGQLLKTWCGSPPYAAPELFEGKEYDGPKVDIWSLGVVLYVLVCGALPFDGSTLQNLRARVLSGKFRIPFFMSTDCEYLIRHMLVLEPSRRLSMEQICKNKWMRQGDPDPDFDRLIAECEQVKTERETELINEQVLIVMSEMGLDRERTIQSLQTDAYDHYSAIYTLLSDRLKKHKTLRVAPPTPRSISYPLNTLQMDPQGNPVSITVPHVQLINPENQIVEPEGNMALDSDEGEEPSPEAMARYLSMRRHTVGVPDQRTEMQEDLQKLPPGFPRGAVPQPPFPPLSPAMGQMHTLMPTQSLQPTQQLEYKEQSLLQPPTLQLLNGMGPLGRRASDGGANIQLHAQLLKRPRGPSPLVTSPHPIPAVAPVDEEGSDGEPDQEAVQRSSYKDCNTLHLPMERFSPVRRFSDGAATIQAFKTHLENGSLLKQLKQECEQLQKMYAIQQDERFLEHTQQQHVLYQQEQQILHQQIQGLSLGHGESQPSHLTHQLQRLHIQPSSPPPTHPSNHLFRQPNQSSPPGSAGIMQGHGPSSVPYQHGSPSLYQAQSGSPPPTGLQRVSLPTNQQSASVHPSVPQQQQVTIQVQEVELGGGQQRQSGFLSTPCGHRVLGKQLSADNAESHSRSLGRFTSAYEQTQFNPHLFSGDATTRGSPGVVSSYNPYLQGASLNVPGLEGYQSGTLGTSGYGTPSTLQQALLSPTPLDYRPPQQHVTPTLQGLLSPRHSLTGHADPRLPLQDLAALQKRQIPRSCPAPPTQPASAAPEFEEMLLLRQLGQGDSLEPQATQGSPGGKHYHHLLQIRPPDVQPQQATNPSLPHSESMEEDEVPSGYHHTHEGLLAKAADGHELLSPPRGGTPPYSSPTHRHGYISLSPPVTRDPEHAECRPAGQAMEVPDHNGLGFSRGQQGDVYRSRGQLQRHHTIQTCDDAYDQTEPMSGMSLLAGKALSSARMSDILSQTSLSGSQQLHQREESAVCDVEGELHAAACYPSSCTTDMLLSYKPPDLQYSMEQAGV, from the exons ATGGCGGCCGTGTCAAGCGGAGGCGCTGCTGGGACTCCCGCGGCCGGGATAACGCACTCTGCCCGACCGACCCACGCCGGCATGGGCCCCCAGAACCGAGTCCAGCCATCCGCCGGGCTCAGCCACGCCAGTCGTCCGAGCGCCGCCGCCGGGTGCATCACCAATCCTGTCCAGACTTCGACCACCAGGCCCCCCCCTGCCCGAGTGGGCCACTACGAGATCGAGCGGACCATCGGCAAGGGAAATTTCGCGGTTGTTAAACTCGCCACGCACATCTACACAAAAGCAAAG GTGGCTATAAAAATAGTGGACAAGACCCAGCTGGATGATGAAAACTTGAAAAAGATCTTTAGGGAGGTGCAAATAATGAAGTTGCTGAAGCACCCCCACATCATCCGTCTGTACCAG GTGATGGAGACGGAGAGGATGATCTATTTGGTAACTGAATATGCTAGTGGTGGAGAGATTTTCG ACCACCTGGTTGCTCATGGGCGTATGGCAGAAAAGGATGCCAGGAAGAAGTTCAAGCAAATTGTGGCAGCAGTTCATTTTTGCCACTGCCGTAACATTGTCCACAGAGACCTGAAGGCCGAGAATCTTCTTTTGGACCACAATCTAAACATCAAAATAGCAG ACTTTGGTTTCAGTAACCTGTTTTCCCGAGGCCAGCTGTTGAAGACCTGGTGTGGCAGCCCTCCCTATGCTGCACCAGAGCTATTTGAAGGCAAGGAGTATGATGGGCCGAAAGTAGATATATGG AGCTTAGGTGTGGTGTTATATGTGTTGGTGTGTGGCGCGCTACCTTTTGATGGCAGTACTCTACAGAATTTGCGAGCACGTGTCCTAAGTGGCAAATTCCGTATCCCCttcttcatgtctacag ACTGTGAGTACTTGATCAGACACATGTTGGTGTTGGAGCCCAGCAGGCGGTTGAGCATGGAACAGATATGTAAGAACAAGTGGATGAGACAAGGAGACCCAGACCCTGACTTTGACAGG TTGATAGCAGAGTGTGAGCAGGTTAAGACCGAGAGGGAAACCGAACTCATCAACGAGCAGGTGCTGATAGTCATGTCCGAGATGGGCCTGGACCGAGAACGTACAATACAG TCCCTACAAACAGATGCATATGATCACTACAGCGCTATCTATACTTTGCTATCGGACCGTCTCAAGAAACACAAGACTTTGCGTGTCGCTCCACCCACTCCACGCTCCATTAGCTATCCCCTGAACACTCTACAG ATGGATCCACAGGGTAATCCAGTTAGCATCACTGTTCCTCATGTCCAGCTCATCAACCCTGAGAACCAAATTGTGGAG CCGGAGGGCAATATGGCACTGGACAGCGATGAAGGTGAAGAGCCATCCCCTGAAGCCATGGCTCGCTACCTCTCAATGAGGCGGCACACTGTGGGTGTACCAGACCAAAG GACAGAGATGCAGGAGGACCTCCAGAAACTGCCACCTGGTTTTCCTCGGGGAGCAGTGCCTCAGCCCCCTTTTCCTCCGCTCTCGCCAGCAATGGGACAAATGCACACTCTCATGCCAACCCAGAGCCTCCAGCCCACACAGCAGTTGGAATACAAG GAGCAGTCGTTGCTACAACCGCCCACTCTGCAGTTACTCAATGGTATGGGACCCCTGGGTCGACGAGCTTCAGATGGTGGTGCCAACATCCAACTACATGCTCAGCTCTTGAAGAGGCCCCGGGGCCCATCACCGCTTGTTACCAGTCCA CACCCTATCCCTGCTGTCGCTCCAGTGGATGAAGAGGGATCAGACGGAGAACCAGATCAAGAGGCAGTGCAAAG ATCCAGTTATAAAGATTGCAACACCCTCCACCTTCCCATGGAACGCTTCTCACCCGTCAGACGCTTCTCTGATGGAGCCGCGACCATTCAAGCCTTCAAAACGCACCTAGAGAATGGTAGCCTCCTTAAGCAGCTCAAGCAG GAGTGTGAACAGCTACAGAAAATGTATGCGATTCAGCAAGATGAGCGCTTCTTGGAGCACACCCAGCAACAGCATGTCCTCTACCAGCAAGAGCAACAAATCCTCCACCAGCAAATCCAG GGTCTATCTTTAGGCCACGGAGAGAGCCAGCCCAGTCACCTAACCCACCAGCTCCAGAG GTTGCACATCCAACCATCCAGTCCTCCGCCAACACATCCCAGCAACCACCTCTTCAGACAGCCAAATCAGAGTTCTCCGCCTGGCTCTGCAGGCATTATGCAAGGGCATG GTCCATCTTCAGTCCCCTACCAACACGGTTCTCCCTCACTGTACCAGGCCCAAAGTGGTAGCCCACCCCCCACAGGTCTTCAAAGAGTATCGCTACCAACCAATCAGCAGTCAGCATCTGTCCACCCGTCTGTCCCTCAGCAGCAGCAA GTGACGATCCAGGTACAGGAAGTGGAATTAGGAGGCGGGCAACAGAGACAAAGCGGCTTTTTGTCTACGCCTTGTGGACACAGAGTTCTTGGGAAGCAGTTGAGTGCAGACAATGCGGAGTCGCACAG TCGAAGCCTTGGACGCTTCACATCAGCTTACGAGCAGACCCAGTTCAATCCCCACCTTTTTTCCGGTGATGCAACCACCCGGGGCTCCCCTGGAGTGGTGAGCTCTTATAACCCTTACCTGCAGGGAGCGTCTCTCAATGTACCAGGATTGGAAGGCTACCAGAGCGGGACATTGGGAACCAGCGGTTACGGCACCCCATCAACACTACAGCAAGCATTACTCTCCCCGACTCCGTTGGACTACCGTCCCCCGCAACAGCACGTAACACCCACTCTGCAGGGGCTGCTGTCCCCCCGCCACTCTTTAACAGGCCACGCGGATCCCAGACTACCGCTTCAGGACCTGGCTGCACTGCAGAAAAGGCAGATCCCTCGTTCATGCCCAGCACCTCCGACACAACCCGCTAGCGCAGCACCGGAATTCGAAGAGATGCTGCTTCTGCGCCAGCTTGGCCAGGGTGACAGTTTGGAACCGCAGGCAACCCAGGGGTCCCCGGGAGGCAAACACTACCATCACCTCCTCCAGATACGACCACCAGACGTCCAGCCACAGCAAGCCACTAATCCCAGTTTGCCCCACTCGGAGAGCATGGAAGAAGATGAGGTACCATCTGGCTACCATCACACACACGAGGGCCTGCTGGCCAAAGCGGCAGACGGTCATGAGCTCCTGAGTCCTCCTCGAGGTGGCACCCCTCCCTACAGCTCCCCTACACACAGACATGGATACATCAGTCTGAGTCCCCCAGTAACTCGAG ACCCTGAACATGCAGAGTGTAGACCAGCGGGGCAAGCCATGGAGGTGCCTGATCATAATGGTTTGGGCTTTTCACGAGGTCAGCAAGGAGATGTGTACCGGTCCCGAGGACAACTCCAACGCCACCACACAATCCAGACGTGTGATGACGCATAC GACCAGACTGAGCCCATGTCTGGGATGAGCCTGTTGGCCGGGAAGGCCCTGAGTTCTGCTCGCATGTCAGACATTCTCAGCCAGACGTCACTGTCAGGAAGCCAGCAGCTGCACCAGCGGGAAGAGTCAG CAGTATGTGACGTTGAAGGGGAGCTCCATGCAGCGGCCTGCTATCCTTCTTCCTGCACCACAGATATGCTCCTCAGCTACAAGCCCCCTGACCTGCAGTACAGCATGGAGCAGGCCGGAGTCTAG
- the sik3 gene encoding serine/threonine-protein kinase SIK3 homolog isoform X4 has product MAAVSSGGAAGTPAAGITHSARPTHAGMGPQNRVQPSAGLSHASRPSAAAGCITNPVQTSTTRPPPARVGHYEIERTIGKGNFAVVKLATHIYTKAKVAIKIVDKTQLDDENLKKIFREVQIMKLLKHPHIIRLYQVMETERMIYLVTEYASGGEIFDHLVAHGRMAEKDARKKFKQIVAAVHFCHCRNIVHRDLKAENLLLDHNLNIKIADFGFSNLFSRGQLLKTWCGSPPYAAPELFEGKEYDGPKVDIWSLGVVLYVLVCGALPFDGSTLQNLRARVLSGKFRIPFFMSTDCEYLIRHMLVLEPSRRLSMEQICKNKWMRQGDPDPDFDRLIAECEQVKTERETELINEQVLIVMSEMGLDRERTIQMDPQGNPVSITVPHVQLINPENQIVEPEGNMALDSDEGEEPSPEAMARYLSMRRHTVGVPDQRTEMQEDLQKLPPGFPRGAVPQPPFPPLSPAMGQMHTLMPTQSLQPTQQLEYKEQSLLQPPTLQLLNGMGPLGRRASDGGANIQLHAQLLKRPRGPSPLVTSPHPIPAVAPVDEEGSDGEPDQEAVQRYLANRCKRHTTHALMSTSHGDPSAEPQRSQGPRQRVGWAPDLHTRSSYKDCNTLHLPMERFSPVRRFSDGAATIQAFKTHLENGSLLKQLKQECEQLQKMYAIQQDERFLEHTQQQHVLYQQEQQILHQQIQGLSLGHGESQPSHLTHQLQRLHIQPSSPPPTHPSNHLFRQPNQSSPPGSAGIMQGHGPSSVPYQHGSPSLYQAQSGSPPPTGLQRVSLPTNQQSASVHPSVPQQQQVTIQVQEVELGGGQQRQSGFLSTPCGHRVLGKQLSADNAESHSRSLGRFTSAYEQTQFNPHLFSGDATTRGSPGVVSSYNPYLQGASLNVPGLEGYQSGTLGTSGYGTPSTLQQALLSPTPLDYRPPQQHVTPTLQGLLSPRHSLTGHADPRLPLQDLAALQKRQIPRSCPAPPTQPASAAPEFEEMLLLRQLGQGDSLEPQATQGSPGGKHYHHLLQIRPPDVQPQQATNPSLPHSESMEEDEVPSGYHHTHEGLLAKAADGHELLSPPRGGTPPYSSPTHRHGYISLSPPVTRDPEHAECRPAGQAMEVPDHNGLGFSRGQQGDVYRSRGQLQRHHTIQTCDDAYDQTEPMSGMSLLAGKALSSARMSDILSQTSLSGSQQLHQREESAVCDVEGELHAAACYPSSCTTDMLLSYKPPDLQYSMEQAGV; this is encoded by the exons ATGGCGGCCGTGTCAAGCGGAGGCGCTGCTGGGACTCCCGCGGCCGGGATAACGCACTCTGCCCGACCGACCCACGCCGGCATGGGCCCCCAGAACCGAGTCCAGCCATCCGCCGGGCTCAGCCACGCCAGTCGTCCGAGCGCCGCCGCCGGGTGCATCACCAATCCTGTCCAGACTTCGACCACCAGGCCCCCCCCTGCCCGAGTGGGCCACTACGAGATCGAGCGGACCATCGGCAAGGGAAATTTCGCGGTTGTTAAACTCGCCACGCACATCTACACAAAAGCAAAG GTGGCTATAAAAATAGTGGACAAGACCCAGCTGGATGATGAAAACTTGAAAAAGATCTTTAGGGAGGTGCAAATAATGAAGTTGCTGAAGCACCCCCACATCATCCGTCTGTACCAG GTGATGGAGACGGAGAGGATGATCTATTTGGTAACTGAATATGCTAGTGGTGGAGAGATTTTCG ACCACCTGGTTGCTCATGGGCGTATGGCAGAAAAGGATGCCAGGAAGAAGTTCAAGCAAATTGTGGCAGCAGTTCATTTTTGCCACTGCCGTAACATTGTCCACAGAGACCTGAAGGCCGAGAATCTTCTTTTGGACCACAATCTAAACATCAAAATAGCAG ACTTTGGTTTCAGTAACCTGTTTTCCCGAGGCCAGCTGTTGAAGACCTGGTGTGGCAGCCCTCCCTATGCTGCACCAGAGCTATTTGAAGGCAAGGAGTATGATGGGCCGAAAGTAGATATATGG AGCTTAGGTGTGGTGTTATATGTGTTGGTGTGTGGCGCGCTACCTTTTGATGGCAGTACTCTACAGAATTTGCGAGCACGTGTCCTAAGTGGCAAATTCCGTATCCCCttcttcatgtctacag ACTGTGAGTACTTGATCAGACACATGTTGGTGTTGGAGCCCAGCAGGCGGTTGAGCATGGAACAGATATGTAAGAACAAGTGGATGAGACAAGGAGACCCAGACCCTGACTTTGACAGG TTGATAGCAGAGTGTGAGCAGGTTAAGACCGAGAGGGAAACCGAACTCATCAACGAGCAGGTGCTGATAGTCATGTCCGAGATGGGCCTGGACCGAGAACGTACAATACAG ATGGATCCACAGGGTAATCCAGTTAGCATCACTGTTCCTCATGTCCAGCTCATCAACCCTGAGAACCAAATTGTGGAG CCGGAGGGCAATATGGCACTGGACAGCGATGAAGGTGAAGAGCCATCCCCTGAAGCCATGGCTCGCTACCTCTCAATGAGGCGGCACACTGTGGGTGTACCAGACCAAAG GACAGAGATGCAGGAGGACCTCCAGAAACTGCCACCTGGTTTTCCTCGGGGAGCAGTGCCTCAGCCCCCTTTTCCTCCGCTCTCGCCAGCAATGGGACAAATGCACACTCTCATGCCAACCCAGAGCCTCCAGCCCACACAGCAGTTGGAATACAAG GAGCAGTCGTTGCTACAACCGCCCACTCTGCAGTTACTCAATGGTATGGGACCCCTGGGTCGACGAGCTTCAGATGGTGGTGCCAACATCCAACTACATGCTCAGCTCTTGAAGAGGCCCCGGGGCCCATCACCGCTTGTTACCAGTCCA CACCCTATCCCTGCTGTCGCTCCAGTGGATGAAGAGGGATCAGACGGAGAACCAGATCAAGAGGCAGTGCAAAG GTACCTGGCGAACCGCTGCAAGCGGCACACGACGCACGCACTCATGAGCACATCGCATGGCGATCCCTCGGCAGAGCCCCAGCGGTCACAGGGCCCCCGCCAGAGGGTGGGCTGGGCCCCTGACTTGCACACCCG ATCCAGTTATAAAGATTGCAACACCCTCCACCTTCCCATGGAACGCTTCTCACCCGTCAGACGCTTCTCTGATGGAGCCGCGACCATTCAAGCCTTCAAAACGCACCTAGAGAATGGTAGCCTCCTTAAGCAGCTCAAGCAG GAGTGTGAACAGCTACAGAAAATGTATGCGATTCAGCAAGATGAGCGCTTCTTGGAGCACACCCAGCAACAGCATGTCCTCTACCAGCAAGAGCAACAAATCCTCCACCAGCAAATCCAG GGTCTATCTTTAGGCCACGGAGAGAGCCAGCCCAGTCACCTAACCCACCAGCTCCAGAG GTTGCACATCCAACCATCCAGTCCTCCGCCAACACATCCCAGCAACCACCTCTTCAGACAGCCAAATCAGAGTTCTCCGCCTGGCTCTGCAGGCATTATGCAAGGGCATG GTCCATCTTCAGTCCCCTACCAACACGGTTCTCCCTCACTGTACCAGGCCCAAAGTGGTAGCCCACCCCCCACAGGTCTTCAAAGAGTATCGCTACCAACCAATCAGCAGTCAGCATCTGTCCACCCGTCTGTCCCTCAGCAGCAGCAA GTGACGATCCAGGTACAGGAAGTGGAATTAGGAGGCGGGCAACAGAGACAAAGCGGCTTTTTGTCTACGCCTTGTGGACACAGAGTTCTTGGGAAGCAGTTGAGTGCAGACAATGCGGAGTCGCACAG TCGAAGCCTTGGACGCTTCACATCAGCTTACGAGCAGACCCAGTTCAATCCCCACCTTTTTTCCGGTGATGCAACCACCCGGGGCTCCCCTGGAGTGGTGAGCTCTTATAACCCTTACCTGCAGGGAGCGTCTCTCAATGTACCAGGATTGGAAGGCTACCAGAGCGGGACATTGGGAACCAGCGGTTACGGCACCCCATCAACACTACAGCAAGCATTACTCTCCCCGACTCCGTTGGACTACCGTCCCCCGCAACAGCACGTAACACCCACTCTGCAGGGGCTGCTGTCCCCCCGCCACTCTTTAACAGGCCACGCGGATCCCAGACTACCGCTTCAGGACCTGGCTGCACTGCAGAAAAGGCAGATCCCTCGTTCATGCCCAGCACCTCCGACACAACCCGCTAGCGCAGCACCGGAATTCGAAGAGATGCTGCTTCTGCGCCAGCTTGGCCAGGGTGACAGTTTGGAACCGCAGGCAACCCAGGGGTCCCCGGGAGGCAAACACTACCATCACCTCCTCCAGATACGACCACCAGACGTCCAGCCACAGCAAGCCACTAATCCCAGTTTGCCCCACTCGGAGAGCATGGAAGAAGATGAGGTACCATCTGGCTACCATCACACACACGAGGGCCTGCTGGCCAAAGCGGCAGACGGTCATGAGCTCCTGAGTCCTCCTCGAGGTGGCACCCCTCCCTACAGCTCCCCTACACACAGACATGGATACATCAGTCTGAGTCCCCCAGTAACTCGAG ACCCTGAACATGCAGAGTGTAGACCAGCGGGGCAAGCCATGGAGGTGCCTGATCATAATGGTTTGGGCTTTTCACGAGGTCAGCAAGGAGATGTGTACCGGTCCCGAGGACAACTCCAACGCCACCACACAATCCAGACGTGTGATGACGCATAC GACCAGACTGAGCCCATGTCTGGGATGAGCCTGTTGGCCGGGAAGGCCCTGAGTTCTGCTCGCATGTCAGACATTCTCAGCCAGACGTCACTGTCAGGAAGCCAGCAGCTGCACCAGCGGGAAGAGTCAG CAGTATGTGACGTTGAAGGGGAGCTCCATGCAGCGGCCTGCTATCCTTCTTCCTGCACCACAGATATGCTCCTCAGCTACAAGCCCCCTGACCTGCAGTACAGCATGGAGCAGGCCGGAGTCTAG